The following are encoded together in the Narcine bancroftii isolate sNarBan1 chromosome 10, sNarBan1.hap1, whole genome shotgun sequence genome:
- the LOC138743811 gene encoding probable G-protein coupled receptor 139, with translation MLWRAKKDISTIVVHISKPNKQPPVRPSPVEREYKCGNIGNSADHKYVHGSRIPEMHNPVTGPVFALYYPLFAAFAVPANLAAVMILSRGRCGLSRGISKYLVSMASSDLLVVITAVILNRIRGIYFPVSFLTLTPGCSVTAVLTYTARDSSVWLTVTFTFDRFVAICCKKLKNNYCNVKTAVVVICIVCVLSFVRNIPCYFMYEPLYIVNSLPWFCSIRSVFYTSTGWAAYEWLDRILTPCLPFLLILVLNVLTIRNILEANRVRSRLRAQTNGKNQRDPEMENRRKSIVLLLSISGSFLLFWITYVVNVFYVRFASGSYFSGSNFSDPRFVLQEGGYMLQLWSCCTNTCIYAGTQRKFREELKNAAKYPFDLLCRLLTKLPVWKKHPTFIQSDDRTYK, from the exons GGAGTATAAATGTGGAAATATTGGAAACTCCGCAGATCACAAGTACGTCCATGGTTCCAGAATACCTGAGATGCATAATCCAGTCACTGGTCCAGTATTTGCTTTATACTATCCGTTATTTGCCGCGTTTGCTGTTCCAG CAAATTTAGCAGCGGTTATGATCCTGTCACGAGGAAGGTGTGGCCTTTCCAGAGGCATTTCCAAATATCTGGTGTCCATGGCTTCGTCAGATCTATTAGTCGTTATTACTGCCGTGATATTGAATCGAATCCGTGGTATTTATTTCCCAGTGAGTTTTCTAACGCTTACTCCAGGCTGTAGTGTCACCGCAGTCCTAACATATACAGCCAGAGACAGCTCGGTCTGGTtaactgtcaccttcacttttgatCGCTTTGTAGCGATTTGTTGCAAGAAGCTGAAAAATAACTATTGCAACGTGAAAACAGCGGTAGTGGTTATATGTATCGTTTGTGTCTTGAGTTTTGTCAGAAATATTCCTTGTTACTTTATGTATGAACCATTGTACATTGTCAATAGTTTGCCATGGTTCTGCAGCATACGCTCGGTATTTTATACTTCAACTGGTTGGGCAGCTTATGAATGGTTAGATCGCATCCTGACTCCATGTTTACCTTTCCTTCTGATCTTGGTTCTCAACGTTCTGACGATCAGAAATATTCTAGAGGCTAACCGAGTTCGCAGTAGACTCCGGGCCCAGACAAACGGGAAAAATCAGAGAGATCCCGAGATGGAGAACCGGAGAAAGTCCATCGTTTTACTACTTTCCATATCTGGAAGTTTCCTACTGTTCTGGATTACTTATGTTGTAAACGTGTTTTATGTGCGATTTGCTAGCGGCAGTTATTTTTCAGGATCCAATTTTAGTGACCCAAGATTCGTTCTGCAAGAAGGAGGATACATGCTTCAGCTGTGGAGCTGTTGCACCAATACATGCATTTATGCAGGAACACAGAGGAAATTTAGAGAGGAACTGAAGAACGCGGCGAAATATCCGTTCGACTTACTTTGTAGGCTCTTGACTAAATTACCTGTTTGGAAGAAGCATCCAACTTTTATACAATCAGACGATAGAACATACAAATAG